TcgaagaatgaaaaaaatactaaatgtgGATAAACGGGTACATTTTCTGAACCTCAAAACTTTATTCCTTCATATGGTTTTCATAATATTGCCAACCGCGTGTATGTGTATGTAACGTGTGTTGACAGCAATATGTTCCTTGTCATCTTTAACGGATCAAAGGATTATTGGATACCAGAAAACATTCGGTAAGATGACTGATAAAGATGGCGTCCAAGGAGGACCCTATTACCCGTGCGTTTGGAGTAATCATTTCCAACCAGAAAGAGCACGAAGCCCAGCCGAAGACGGAAATAAGGAGGCGTCACTTCGTGTGCATATGCTTGATAAGTAAACAAGAATGGCATCAATGTAGttaattgtttttttcattttattgacaTTCGTCGTAAGTAGGAAGGAAAAGTACTGTTAGCAGCATCTGCGGACGCAAGGGGGGCCCGAGGGTGGTATTTCACTGCCCAGCGTTCTGCAGAACCTCTATATTTGGAGGGGTTGTGGATGGTGCAACTCCCTGACTTTCCCCAGTCCTCTTCAATTGAGTTTCGGGGTCCGGCACTTATTGACATTGTAAATGCATATACTCAGCCAGACgctgaaaattaaagaaagaccATTCTCAGTTTAGTTGTTACAGTTCCGCCAATCAAACCAAAGCATTCTTGAAAGCAGTACCTAAAAACTTATTGTAGaaactttttttccccaaaatttaaaaagtctAGCTCTCAACTTCAGTTCTTCTGTATGTTGTTCTCCTATggtaatatatttatattttttgtctttggaACAAAATAACAAGTTTATATACCAACAATAGTTTTAAATGAAATTTCGATTATACCAACTACCCTCAGTTTTGTGATTGTGGTATTTGCCATTTCTTTATTTGTGATTGAAGGCTTTGATCCATATAATGTTAAACTCCGACTTACTATACCTCACAAAAGTGCTCGCTTTGCCAAGTTGCCTCCCAATGGCATTGGCAATCtccttttattgttcttttcttggaGGGTTTGAATTAACAAATTGGCTTTCGTAGAAATTGCTATATAACCGATTTATTCAATGATTGTCTAAAATTATATGGACGATTTTGAAAGAGGTCAAAATAATTAATGTTTGGCATACCGTGAGTACTTTTTTGAGAGGTCGTTTGATACCATCTCCAAAACTACAACAGCTTTTAAGTGGCTCTTGCTCCCTTCTAAACTCCCAGGTCAAGAACGGCTTCTCATAAGGGGGAACCCAATATCGTTCCTATTTGTAAGCtgtgtagcacggacactctctggaagccttcgtgtcgtgtccgacactccgacacgtgtcggacacgtgtccgacacgctccaacacgtcccgacacgctccgacacgcggtcaacgagtgtcgaaaaatccgacacatggtcaactctctccgacacgctCTGACACGCGTGTCCAAAATTCCGACTCGTGATTCCGACacacacggggtcaatttttaaaatttctaatacttgaggggtcaaaatataaatatacacaaaaagaagtaataaaagaagtaataaaattgctataaatatacacatacgggtcaattttttttttcagttttgtttttttagaattgttttatttttttaaagtcttttactatgaaagaagtaataaaaatgctatatatgacaaataaataaataagtttaaaaatatcatttcagattttctttaaacaatgtttttttcctctaagttttgtgtattattgtaacaaatgaaaataatgaatgatattatttaatatttttcgtgtaaattaattctaggctatttttattattatttatttatgtatttatatataaaaatatatttaatatataacgtgtcgaacgtgtcgaaattctctatttttaagaaatgacgtgtcggcgtgttgTGTCGTGTCATATCATGTGCCcatgtcggtgctacatagttTGTAAGTGGAACTAATTCCAATTTTTGTGGAAATGTCCGAAGAAAACGTGCCCACTAGGTTCACTTTGCTGTTGATTCTGCAAATTCAGCCGTTTAGAAGAATGTGCCTTTTAAGATGCAACATCCAAACTTGCCGAGGGTTGAACCCGCTGTATACGAATCAAATCACACACTCTTAGATTGCACATCCTAATTCCGCATTTGTTTGAAGTGCAAGCGCTTTGCGATGACTATATAGGCTCATGTGCCGAGAGAAAGTACTCTTTGGTGGCTGATAGCGTAGTAAGGGAAAGGTGATAGGAATATAgatgagatcaaaagaggctCGTTGTCATGCTCCTACCTGCTCTGTGTCCATTTGCAAATGAAAAAATCAACTCTGTTAACTGTAAAAGCTAGAGAAATAACTGACTTGTGTCGCCGACGATACAGTGTTTAATCGACTGCAGTTAAAGACTATCATCCTCAAAAAGATGGAACTTGATTCTCAAAGATTGCAGTCCAATAAGCAAAATGTCGAGGTAGACCATGGTAAAGTATTTACTTTCATCCAAGGTTTGAGCGTTGTTGCACTCAAATTGCGTTCATAATAGGAACAcaggaagaagatgattttttttttttttttggcgaaagaacaagaaaggagAACCTGCTAAGTGCTAACAAATGCTACTTcagcaaattcaaaagaataaataaaacaCATAAGAAAGGTACTTTCAGCATGACGCAgaaggaacaagaaaagaagccaCCTGCGAAAACTAAACCCTGTTCCTATGATCCTTTATCTTGCTAACTAAAATCATATAAACCTGTCTCCAACTCGCATAGACAACGCTTTCTACGCAACATTCTAATCTcatgttcttctttttcacttttagtCAACCTAAACAAATATAACAAAACAAATTATTGCCGCTAGACTGAAGTCAATTAGGATGCTAATTGTACCACTTAAAACAGACTGTGCCAAACTATGTCCAGAGGAAGACCCTGAGGCTGTAAAATCTACAAGTCGATAAGGATGCTAATCGTACCACTTTAAGGCAAATTGTGCCAAACTATGTCAAGAGAAAGATCTCGAGACTATAAAATCTACCCTTTGCAACATCATGATGAGAAACATGACCGTGAGACTATAAAATATCCTTACGTTAAAAAATCCTAGCTTACCCGACCTTCGCCTGAGCCGTGCCCCAACATTTCTATATATGATTCATTTTATGAGCGAGCTTGAGCAACACGTTAGTCCTGACGTTGGTCCAAACTAGGCCTGCATAATAATCACCTGTAATagcaatttttatgcaaaatagacACCTGACTGCTCTTGCATTTCAGTTTTAGAACATCTAGGAGTATTCTAGCTTTTTTCGTCATGTTTTGTTTGTCAAACGAAGCAAAAGAAATGGAATCCACGATTAGGTCCGTTTAGGCCTCTAtcatttctttgctttttcaatGTTGGTAGAATTCATTACCAATGTTAATTCAAATGCATCatcattttaataataaatgagAATGAGCTAATTACAAAAGTATTTCATTCATAAGCAATCACATAACATGCTTCTCACCGTAATTCACATAATTCTGGATCTAGTCGATCAAAAAGTAATTTGGTGTCAACAAAAATGAACGACAATTTACGtattatcaatttcaaatttacttttttcaattatttcaaacaccccaaatgaataaaaaaatgcctattTTGTAAATCTCAACTCAACAAGCAATacccaattcttttttaaatctctcctgaataattttttaaattaagttaGTTGTAGTAgacaaaaaattattcattttgcaccaaatttttttttttttggggtgttgTGGGGGATGGAAAGTAGGAACCTTTATAATTCCAGGAAGAAGGAGTGCCCAATCCTACTCTCAGTTCCCGCGAGTTTCTTCTCTCTGCTCCGCAATCCTGCAATCTTCTCCAACTCGGGCGATTCGACTCAGCCCAGCGATCGCAGCAAGCCGGAAGGGGAAAAGATGTTCTTCCTCCGGGTCCACTCGGTGGACACCGACCACCCCCTCGCCACCGACGACGGcggcttctcctcctcctcgccgccgccgccgccgccgccgccgacgaggAGCCCTAGGTTCACCGAGCGGAGGGGCATGGTCCACCTGTTCCGGACGCTGTCGCACGCGCCCCTCTCGAGCCCCGGCGCCCGCTCCACCACCCTCTTCGTCGTCGCCGTCCCCAATTACTTCTCCCCCGACGACTTCATCCGGTTCTGCGGGCCCCGCGTCGACGACGTCTCCGAGCTCCGGTTCATCAGGTAAGGCTTCGATCGTTTCTgttttctctcctcctcttctttgggACTTCTGACTGGTTTTTTTCAGTTGGTGAGATGAATTGGGTAAACGAAAGTGAGAATGCGAGGAATTAGAATTCGCTGAAGAAAATCTAGAAGCTGGATTCGATTACTGAAAATTTGCTCGTGATCATGCCTTAGGGGGTGTCCGATGatgaaagttcaattttttcGAAGCATTCCGACGGTGGAACTGAGTTTTCCGATCTgggttcttttttaaatgcttttTAATGGTTTCAGTGATCGTTGTGTTGCGAATTGTGCGTTTGATGTAGGAATGATGGGATGGAAGATAGGTACAGTGTGCTGATCGAGCTTACCGATCAAAAGGCTGCTGATGGTTTCTATTGCACCTTCAATGGCCAGAATTTCTCGCCTGCTGAGGTATTTGCAATTTTTGCACCTGTTGTTTGCTGTGAGATCACATAGTCAAtatctgtttcttttttaatactCGTCTTCTGGACATTCAGGTTGAGGTATGCCATATTCTATATCTGCACGAAGTGGACTATACGGAATCAGCTGATGTAGCTAGCACGCCCCCGTCGGGCTTTGCGGAGCTACTCTCTTGTCCAGTTTGTCTTGGTAAGCCATGCTAGTGCCCCCTTGCTGATTATATTTCCCTTGCAGTGCGATGAGTTTATAGAAAGTTGTTCACAGTtgctaattctttttttttttttttaatgtcagaGAGATTGGACCCAGATACCAGCGGAATTTTGAGTACACATTGTGACCATTCCTTTCATTGTTCGTGTGGTACAAAATGGACTTACTTGTCTTGTCAGGTTAGGCATTCTTCCGCTGATACAGATTAGATGAATTTACACTGTAATTTCTCAGCTACTGCCACTATCTTTCTGTTAATCTGCCGACTGTCGATTAGTTGTTggtttttttgataattaatattGGCTATGGCAATTGCGGCAGTATTGTTTTTATCCTGAATTTTCACgttttttctaatcaagtccctTGTACTTTTATTTTGCTAAATAAAGTCCTTCTACTTTtacaaattttctaatcaaatgtCTCTGGCACCAAATCAGGCCAAATTCAGCTGGTGTGACTGTCAGATGTATCTATTGTGTGATGTGGataaaatttttctaatgtggATGTCCATTATTTTATCCATGCCGCACTTTGAGGTTGTCTGCATTGGCTGAATTTTTCCATACATGTCCACATGGGCATCTGCACATTTTATTTGCATCATACGTCGTCATCGTCGAACAGCCACTTCAGTTGAATTTGGTCGTATTTAGTGTTGGAAAGACTTGATTAGAGAGTTTGTTAAAGTAGAAGGACttgattcaaaaaattaaaagtatagaGACATCATTAGAAGTAGTGTGAAAAGTATATGAATGAACAGTAGAATTTGCCTTTACTCTATTGTGCTTCCTAAGTTCAggatttcttttaaattatcaTGGCATTTATTTGGAGATTTGGAATAGGTGAATGGTGTGGCTTCTTGGagttattttttgttgattatgaTATTCTGACACAAGAATCTTTGCAATGTCTCATCACATGTATTTGATCCGTTGGTCCTGCCACTCCTGTGTCAAATTTTTCGTGAGTCGAAAGTGACAGAAGTAATAGCAGTGGCCAAGCATGCACAATAGTTATGTGTGTGCTCACAAGTACAGGGTGATCATACTAATgtcaaaattttgatctttgaccTAAAAAATATCCTGTCTTGAAACGAAGATGTTACATGGTAATATTTTACATTTCAAGTGATACTCTAATATGCTCTGTCCATGTGAATTTCTAGCAAAAACGTAACTTTGAACTCATGTGGTAtcaaaaggtgaaaaagtgCCCTGTAGGAGATATACTGACGGACATGTGCATACTGACTTCTGCTTGATTCTTCAATctttataattaaaataagtCAACATGATGTTCTCCCATGCTGGTGATGTCCCAAGGGTCTTCCTTTGATTTTATTGCAAGGTCCAATTGCATTGCTAAAGATGTCAATTGAAGTACATATCTTGATTTGATTGCAAGAAATTACCTTTATCAGAAATGTAGTTTCATTTTGCAGCAGCATCAGGGATGCCTATCTGTTAACTGATTGTGAAGAAGAGTCTGTTTCTGTCCTTTATCAGGTTTGCCGACTATGCCAACAGCAAGATGAGGTGCCATCTTGCTTTATTTGTGGAACAATGGAAAATCTTTGGGTTTGTCTGATATGTGGTTTTGAGGGATGTGGAAGGTGATAGATCCAGTTATGATGTGCTGGAATTTTCACTCACTCTATATTTTTAGTGATTGGATAGGCTGTCTTTATTATAGCTGTTCTTGTCTGGCTTTGTAGATACAAAGATAAGCATGCAATCAGCCATTGGAAAAATACGCAACATTGCTATTCTCTAGATTTAAGAACACAGCAAATTTGTGATTATGTTGGGGACACTTACGTTCACCGGCTTAATCAATCAAAAGCTGACGGCAAGCTTTTGGAGATGAATTCATACTGTGAATCACCTGAAGGAGATTGTGGTAGCTGTGGTTGTAGCGAGGATTCCGAAATTAGTGGGGTGCTCTTCAGCAGCAAAATTGAAGCAGTAGGTTCATGTGTCCTCTTATTTGTGTGCTGTGAATATCTTTGTTTTCTGGTTCTCTTTTCCTGGCAAAGATTTGGAGTTTGGACTTAGTTAAGTGAGATGTTTGAAGttttgatttgtatgatgcTTTTACTGTTTTAGGTGCTGACAGATGATAATGAAAGATTCTGTTTCTGGTTTTGTGTTTCACATGTTCATTTTGTTGGCCAAATGTCACATGTTCATTATTGGGCCTGCAAAATGTATATTACCTCCATTGTAATTATCAGACTTTCTTCGTTTACTCTGACACTGTAGCTTTACATTTTTGTAGATTCACACCAACTATATTCATCTAGCTTCAACTCAACTGGAAGCACAAAGAAAAGTAAGCATGCATATACCGAGACCATTTTCAATTCTCCCTGTTTAACATAGTCttttacattttgtttttttgactGATCAGCCATTGTTATAAGCATTACTTGTGAAAGCTTCCCTCAATTATGTTTTTGCTTTAGGTAATGGTTTTTAAGTACACATATTTTAGGAGAAAACCATAATAGAACATTAGTTTAGTTATTTCAGATTAAAAAatgtttctccatttttttttcttttttcttttctttaagtgaACTCATTTAACGCTCGGGACTCTATGGGATTGTCAGAATTGTAGTGAAGAGAAGGAAAGTAATTATGCTCGTGTTGTGTAATCTCAGTTTCATTTGCTTTTATATAGTATACAACATTTTATACCTGTCAATTTGGATACTGCAGGTATCTAATGAGATTATATAGGAAGTATAAAAGAATTAGTGGGCTTGCATTGCAAAACTTCtactattcttcttttcttttctttttctcattaatATGTCTTTGGTATAAAATGAATTGAGTTTCCCTAAGGTGCCAGGAGTCTTTTATTATTGACTATGGATAGCCTTATAAGGAACAGTATCAGAATTGAAAACTTGTTAATGTATCGGAAGTAGAATTACGAAAGCCATTAGATTTTATATCAACTGCCTATGCTACAGTTGGTGATAGTATTTCGTTTCTAACCCatgtttgtcatttttgttACATAGACTGCCATCATCCTTAGACTGACTTTAAAGGATACATTTTAAGTCCTTGAACATATCATCCCCTattaattcttttgtttttctctgttAGCATTATGAGTCTCTCATGCTAGAAGccaaaagtagaaaagaaaattccaaactagaaGCAATCGAGAAAGCTGTGACTTCAAAGATTGAAGACATCCATAGTAAGCTGGGGAAACTTGGTGACGAAAAGAAGGCTGTGGCAGAGTTAAGGGTTTAGTCTTCTTTGTTTTACCTTGTATGATTTTGGATATTTAAAGCTTGAGAGGAGGCTGCCTGAAGCCTGGCTGGttgttgttttgcttttttttcacGTGCCTCATATTAAATATTACAATCAGATATAGTTTTCACTCTGACATAACAGTAACAGATGTCGCTCCTTGTGGTTGCAGCTTAATCAAACTCTTATCAAGAGCCAAGATATAATGTGGAGAAAGGTTAAGGAAATTGAAGAGAGGTATTTTTCCTTGCTGATTTCTCTAGACAAATAATCCCATAGCATGCATAGTCTCATAAAACCTAATCAGTATAATGAAGCAGCATTGTAGTAATAGTTCATGTAAGGGAGGTTGGTCATGAGAGAAAAAGTGGAAATGGACATTTGACAAGATGAGAAAAAAGCGAGAATGGTATCATTAAGAGGAAGTGTTCACATTGCATGGACTTTTAGATGTGAGGTAAAAAAGGGGAAAGttggaagaagaaagtgaaaatacAGCTTCTAATTCAGATATGTAAACAGCGACTATAATTGACCTGTAACACATAATTAATGGCGAAAGAATGGAAGTCATTTTATGCTCAGTaagaatttatcaaatagttaaTATGTGTTACTTTCACCATACTTGGGAAGAATAATTAAGTTTAAGTTAATCATTAATTGGAGGATGTGGCTAGAAGATGAAGTagcttttggtattttttattgaagttcTTCTAAAAAAGTGGCCAGACAGAACAAACTCTGATAAGGGAAATAAGGagacaaaaaaggagaaaaggggaAAGCAGAGAATGCACCACATATGGTGAAAGTTTCATTTGTCAGTGCTCTCCATAATCTTGTTCCTTAGTTTATATATGCTCCATCTgtaatttgttttctttgaagTTCTAGTGCTACTGCTTTAGAGGTTGAACTTTATCGACAGAAATCAATGTTAAAATATTCATGGTGGTGGTTCAATTTCAAAGTACTTTTTTACACACTAGAGAAATTTGAGCATTATTTGTGATGGTTTGGGACTCAAATTTTAATTGATACAGTTCAACATTGAAATCCTACTAATtccaattgaaattcaattggtTGTTCATACTGCATTATGTAAACATTTCCAACTTtcacaaatagaaaaaaaaaggaagagaaaatacaCTGGGCAGACTTAAAGCTTATCTGAGCTTCGCATGTCAAGCAATGTAGGTGTAGATGCCTTTTTAAGTACCTAATATGCCTACAACATTTTCTTTGTAGAGAAGTTCATACAGCTTTATAAACTTTACTTGTCTTGTCCATCCTCATTGAAGTTATGTGGGCTAGTTTCATCATTATTGATTGTACGGACACTTTTGAAGTATATGAGTCCAGTCAGTTAAAGGCTTAAAGCTGTCGGGAATTTATTCTTCCTTTCTAATTTGACATGAATGAAGGACACATATGCTTCTGTGCATCTGCAGGAAAACTCTCTCATTGAAGTCGAGGGATGAACAAATACTTGACTTAGAAGAACAGGTATATTCTTTTAGCCTTAAAACTGTAATAATTTGTAGGGTTTTGATATAATATAGTGAAAACTCTGCACGCGTGCGTATTGTGTGTTGACAGTAGTATGTCCCTTGTCATCCTTCACGGATTAGAGACCTTAAGGTGTATATTGGAGCCCAGAAAACTCTCGACAAGATGAATGATAAAGATGGCGTCAAAGGAGGAACCCTATTACCAGTGCCTTTGGAGCAGTCAACCCCAGCCAGAAAGAGTAAGAAGCCCAGTCGAAGACGGAAATAGGCAGGTTTCACTTTGTGTGCATATGCTTGACAAGTAAATGAGAATGGCTTGAATGTGGTTAATTACTTTCGTTGTATTGACATTCATCGtaaggaagaaggaaaactACTGTCAACAGCATTTCTCTATGTCAGGTACTTACTAACATTGTAAATATATACACGGCCAAACGATGAAAATTAAAGGACCTTTCCCAATTTAGTTGTTATGGTTTCAcctatcaaatcaaagcattCTTGAAAGTAGTACTTAAACTATGTGacaaaataaacataaatttatatttattcttTTCGGAACTAAATAACATGTTTGTACACCAACAGGAGATGAAACCGAAATTTTGATTCTGTGACTAGATTCAATCCTTTCAGTGCACACactgtttgatgaaatgtctCTAAGATACGTCAGTTGAAATGTCTCTTAAGATACGTTAGTGTAATAATTCATGTCTCTAAGATACGTTAGTGTAATAATTCATGATCTTGTTCAATCTGAAGAAATTTTAGCATACATTACTTGCTACAAGTCACTCCATTAGCATTCGGATTcaattcttattaaaatttattgttatTGAGACCAAattagaacataaatttttctcGTGTTTTCGTTATATAATTTCACATATGTTTTTGTGACGTCTCTATGGAGTTCATCCGTGAGAAAATGGCTGAGAATAAAATGGTTGGTTAGATTCTTAGTTTGCCCAAGAATACGAAGGgctggaagaaggaagaagaaaataataataataataaaaatgacaaaatgatgtaagagaagaggaaaattgatttaaatataataatagaGTGGGCCTAGGTTTTAATCTATCTATAATAGAAATCGGGCTTAAAGATGGACTTGGTGAAGTTGGAAGGGAAAATGGGCTAGAGTAGTTGCGATAGGCAATGGACTTAAAATAGGTGTCAGAATTGGGCTCGGTAAAGTTTAGAATTGGAGGGGGCTGAACATAAAATCCCGAAATTGTGCTTATTAGTTATTATCCCAGATTCGTGAGACCAGCGTGCGGTTCATTTCCGGACCGGCTCGGGACCCCATTTTCAGAAAATGCtaagaattaattttaaaaaattcaaaaaaaagaaaattgagaattgCTAGAAACAGAGACCTTGATTAGGTCGTTAAGTTGTTATGCTAGATCTAGCTTAGTTTCTTTAGTTAGTATACATATAGTTTAGGGGGGGTTTTAATAAgtaactttaatttaattttggtttAGGTAGAGCACGCTTTTGATGAATTGGACTCAATTTGAATTCAGCACAGGTCGTTGCCCAGAGGCTTAATAAGAAAGCCATGTGATTCTTCGCTCGACACTCCATTGGTTCTACTTTCTTCCAATTTACTTCTATCATaatgattgtgattgtttacttttcaattaattttgcaCTCATAGGTGGACATCATTTAGTAGGATAGGTTAATAAAATGGTCAAAGCGCAGACACTTACTTTACAAATTAatttaggtactgaaagggtattaattgactaattagtgtaatcaagtccttagGTTTCTGGTTATGTAGGAAGTGAAGTACCCTCTCTACCTCCAATTTGAATAGACAACGCCTTCAAAACAACACTActctcatgtttttcttttttcactttcagTCAGCCTAAATGAATATAACAAAACAAGTTATCACCACAAGACTTGAGTAGAAGTTGATTAGGACAAACTGTAGTGAACCATGTCCTGAGAAGTATCTCGAGGCAGATCCCTCTG
This genomic stretch from Eucalyptus grandis isolate ANBG69807.140 chromosome 3, ASM1654582v1, whole genome shotgun sequence harbors:
- the LOC104436853 gene encoding BRAP2 RING ZnF UBP domain-containing protein 1-like isoform X1, which translates into the protein MFFLRVHSVDTDHPLATDDGGFSSSSPPPPPPPPTRSPRFTERRGMVHLFRTLSHAPLSSPGARSTTLFVVAVPNYFSPDDFIRFCGPRVDDVSELRFIRNDGMEDRYSVLIELTDQKAADGFYCTFNGQNFSPAEVEVCHILYLHEVDYTESADVASTPPSGFAELLSCPVCLERLDPDTSGILSTHCDHSFHCSCGTKWTYLSCQVCRLCQQQDEVPSCFICGTMENLWVCLICGFEGCGRYKDKHAISHWKNTQHCYSLDLRTQQICDYVGDTYVHRLNQSKADGKLLEMNSYCESPEGDCGSCGCSEDSEISGVLFSSKIEAIHTNYIHLASTQLEAQRKHYESLMLEAKSRKENSKLEAIEKAVTSKIEDIHSKLGKLGDEKKAVAELNQTLIKSQDIMWRKVKEIEERKTLSLKSKDEQILDLEEQIRDLKVYIGAQKTLDKMNDEDGVKGGTLLPVPLEQSTSARKSKKPSRRRK
- the LOC104436853 gene encoding BRAP2 RING ZnF UBP domain-containing protein 1-like isoform X3, which encodes MFFLRVHSVDTDHPLATDDGGFSSSSPPPPPPPPTRSPRFTERRGMVHLFRTLSHAPLSSPGARSTTLFVVAVPNYFSPDDFIRFCGPRVDDVSELRFIRNDGMEDRYSVLIELTDQKAADGFYCTFNGQNFSPAEVEVCHILYLHEVDYTESADVASTPPSGFAELLSCPVCLERLDPDTSGILSTHCDHSFHCSCGTKWTYLSCQVCRLCQQQDEVPSCFICGTMENLWVCLICGFEGCGRYKDKHAISHWKNTQHCYSLDLRTQQICDYVGDTYVHRLNQSKADGKLLEMNSYCESPEGDCGSCGCSEDSEISGVLFSSKIEAIHTNYIHLASTQLEAQRKHYESLMLEAKSRKENSKLEAIEKAVTSKIEDIHSKLGKLGDEKKAVAELRLNQTLIKSQDIMWRKVKEIEERKTLSLKSRDEQILDLEEQYVPCHPSRIRDLKVYIGAQKTLDKMNDKDGVKGGTLLPVPLEQSTPARKSKKPSRRRK